From the Desulfovibrio sp. JY genome, one window contains:
- a CDS encoding TraR/DksA C4-type zinc finger protein produces MPDFADHAQDAETLHRQAALSLAGGNAVAGEQIRDNGVIVCRDCGEPIPGARLRILPTACRCVACQEAAEADQC; encoded by the coding sequence ATGCCTGATTTTGCCGACCATGCCCAGGACGCCGAGACCCTGCACCGGCAAGCCGCCCTTTCCCTGGCCGGAGGCAATGCGGTCGCCGGCGAACAGATCCGGGATAACGGGGTGATCGTCTGCCGTGACTGCGGCGAGCCCATTCCCGGCGCGCGGCTGCGCATCCTGCCCACGGCCTGCCGATGCGTGGCCTGCCAGGAAGCCGCGGAGGCGGACCAGTGCTGA
- a CDS encoding HK97 gp10 family phage protein — protein sequence MGIFSDQFERVMSRVQGAVDAEMREEVLPEAKRLCPVKTGALRDSLEVGVERDGSRIDAYLETDIPYAPYPEFGSHGRPGKAYMRGGAAVFDLQGIADRMKGGDS from the coding sequence ATGGGCATTTTCTCCGACCAGTTCGAGCGCGTCATGTCCCGCGTCCAGGGAGCCGTGGACGCGGAGATGCGCGAGGAGGTGCTGCCCGAGGCCAAGCGGCTGTGCCCTGTGAAAACGGGCGCGCTGCGCGATTCCCTGGAGGTCGGCGTGGAGCGCGACGGGTCCCGGATCGATGCCTACCTGGAGACCGACATACCTTACGCCCCCTACCCGGAATTCGGTTCCCACGGCCGGCCGGGAAAAGCCTACATGCGTGGCGGCGCGGCTGTGTTCGACCTGCAGGGAATCGCCGACCGCATGAAAGGCGGTGACTCGTGA
- a CDS encoding phage tail tape measure protein, which yields MRIRAGTLAVDITADGRSLESTLKRSDSLTEAFATNIDRRMKRASGSLKSLGQAAGMTDKEIASLEDRMRKGMAADAASRSLEQLRRTAGLTTQEYKRMAVQLGVTTKASDKAGLSLSTLAKRAGAAAAAYLSIRESLRVTGDAFSQFANYQADLTDMGKVTTESLDAIDAKMKAMPRALGDSDALVKGYYQTISAGVTDSAEAMDMLTTAAEASKAAHVAQDQTIKALTKTMAGFDGEIKSATEASDLLFSIEKLGQTSFAELVPVIGDVAESTHLVGVTSQEMAAGLSLITQTSGSTAEAATKWRAIMIGLYKPTENMGKVLKALGYESGVAMVKEKGFAGALQTLQATADKSHFSLGKLFESSEALTGIAGLGAQDWERYAQSLGQVQSAAGGTNKAFQDYLQTAKSVKDTYDSTLRQMSIEFGQELAPMMTASMETFSRTIQENKDPIITTLGGIETSVGAITSAVMAATREYQTFANTIAAGIAVIKGEMSFGDWALSGPEELAKKLKEAGDAAKAAAKQQSLEAKTQQIMAGDNTGTIPELSKMFPGDFEAKAQKAKKAVDGIKVSLDGAKKSSDSAANAAARYGERSDAYFDQVQATIASLTDSLSGGMESETLKVDKTFERVFADIRKSLIGAKGDTEGFSKAWVAAEQAWPILRMAAQLKDFEKELDKSAKYARDMGTYLSDPDQLMAADWLEGYKQYLEDLREARAETDQEDAAAVAKAQARWDAYQEHVLQSQRERLGEGGKLSGAYWQDEAAALQKHLDAVKEVASDETAAKIYEAERWDEFLKERLEEEVKYAGSFGETMAAKWSLAFGGYESETTRAKKRWDTMADGIIQGTNDVVDGISGGMGDIVRSAGEGADAIANIGENLKSRLLDIVASLIEQATKMLLNDFIGMLSSGVSDGSGSFLSSLLGKSSSSSGGSDVLGQGTSALKTLGDYLGQSAGEAVGDTLTTAASSGSTLFLGGSNAMADIFSDGIDMSALGAAATTYNTVGAEAMASTYSVAETAGMAATSISSILTTALPIVGAIGGAIGLFSGLFGEKKEEVRKTASGYNVGYSGGSTTVSGVDFYSDGSVVGTGVADPDVTREISESFRDAAEAIDDAAENLGFAVDNLIENFTMPSMNITEDQLGTYIENGTNLLAFQALEQAGLRGAFDALADDGQTYIDQIQEFSAAFSTVAGSLSAYGYEMTDVAQITGDQVDALRQQTIETAAGTSQAILTMASSMGATSDQLAILAENASDGSQALAVTDEQLQNLLAAKYSEDLLNAVGGEDAFASIMTNLTSNIFSTVDAYVENLGYYTDKATDSIGKLGDASVTIDNFWTKFDAAIKNGLSVDEFEAWGKASQWVANLNSVNDAIAAWNDSMTQFAQSLDVRMLKAKGLDYEAEITQLATDAEWELADARAAGYDAALIARLKEVQDAEMAAKIAAHLRDYADKLRDANKRYATAVGDSGALVQIAIEENALELQDLAKEFNWSVGSAEEGLFQALQKAQWAEIINMIEETADTLAKATEAMEWDLRQRQAVIAGYDEEAEALGMVKGFLDELDQAYADGLDADLIAELMQTQMDELAKYWSDTIDEMQDDLQDLYTSQSELLDSLTGNTQSAIQELYALFARYQAGETDLADDIIDSLSSIADAIDSMVDDIYDTIYEIRTGSEYTTDDAETVAANAKAYFDEQAALAASGDTTAMANITSYGTDYLDALRSSTADESVYNSGVDYVTSTLSSLASGAASTSGSLTDIATTVTDDQIAEAEAALKRAEVAQLETTYQTLWAQAVAAFQGSKYGELVAQMATTGVGWSGGVANLLSSDYWDGGSNSMRAADAILVGEGGMTAADYVGWFLSNYGVGTGYVDWDAALSQWVSSSQSTWPSTAALPSGVMSLYAQATTAYDDWQSLKSEYGFATGGMIEGGIPGQDSVFVLGKPGEAVLTEYETDLLLYLARQLGGISAGASDRDDLASEVVALRQEVVSLHHDLAATQAKLADKTTEIASMLIRCGGKDGTLMVSAQ from the coding sequence ATGAGGATTCGGGCCGGCACCCTGGCGGTGGACATCACCGCCGACGGCAGAAGCCTTGAGAGCACGCTCAAGCGGTCGGACAGCCTGACCGAAGCCTTTGCCACCAATATCGATCGTCGGATGAAGCGTGCCAGCGGCAGCCTCAAAAGCCTGGGGCAAGCCGCTGGCATGACCGACAAGGAGATCGCCAGCCTCGAGGACCGGATGCGCAAGGGCATGGCGGCCGATGCCGCATCCCGGTCCCTGGAGCAGCTGCGCCGCACCGCCGGCCTGACCACCCAGGAATATAAGCGCATGGCTGTCCAGTTGGGTGTGACCACTAAGGCCAGCGACAAGGCTGGCCTTAGTCTCTCCACATTGGCAAAACGGGCCGGCGCGGCTGCCGCCGCCTATCTGTCCATCCGGGAATCCCTCCGTGTCACAGGCGACGCCTTTTCCCAGTTCGCCAATTATCAGGCCGATCTGACGGACATGGGCAAAGTCACTACGGAGAGCCTTGACGCCATCGACGCCAAAATGAAGGCCATGCCCAGGGCGCTGGGCGACTCGGACGCCCTGGTCAAGGGCTACTACCAGACCATTTCCGCTGGTGTGACCGATTCCGCCGAGGCCATGGACATGCTGACCACGGCCGCCGAAGCGTCCAAGGCGGCCCATGTGGCCCAGGACCAGACCATCAAGGCCTTGACCAAGACCATGGCCGGCTTCGACGGTGAAATCAAATCCGCCACAGAGGCTTCGGACCTTCTCTTTTCCATTGAAAAGTTGGGGCAAACCTCCTTCGCCGAACTGGTTCCGGTTATCGGCGACGTGGCCGAGAGCACCCACCTGGTCGGCGTCACGTCCCAGGAGATGGCGGCCGGGCTATCGCTCATCACCCAGACCTCTGGATCCACGGCCGAGGCGGCCACCAAGTGGCGCGCCATCATGATCGGGCTCTACAAGCCGACCGAGAACATGGGTAAGGTTCTCAAGGCGCTCGGATACGAGTCTGGCGTGGCCATGGTCAAGGAAAAGGGGTTTGCCGGGGCGTTGCAAACGCTCCAAGCCACGGCCGACAAGTCTCACTTCTCCCTCGGCAAGCTGTTTGAATCCTCCGAGGCGCTCACCGGCATCGCCGGCTTGGGTGCCCAGGATTGGGAACGCTATGCCCAATCGCTTGGGCAAGTCCAAAGCGCTGCGGGCGGGACCAACAAGGCCTTCCAGGATTATTTGCAAACGGCCAAGTCCGTCAAAGATACCTACGATTCCACCCTGCGGCAGATGTCCATCGAGTTCGGCCAAGAACTGGCCCCCATGATGACGGCCAGCATGGAGACGTTTTCCCGCACCATCCAGGAAAACAAGGATCCGATCATCACCACCCTGGGCGGCATCGAAACGTCCGTGGGGGCAATCACCTCCGCCGTCATGGCCGCGACCCGTGAATACCAGACCTTCGCCAATACCATTGCCGCCGGCATCGCCGTGATCAAAGGTGAAATGTCCTTCGGCGATTGGGCGCTCTCCGGCCCGGAAGAACTGGCCAAGAAGCTCAAGGAGGCCGGTGATGCGGCCAAGGCCGCCGCGAAACAGCAATCCCTGGAGGCCAAGACCCAACAGATCATGGCCGGCGACAACACCGGCACCATCCCCGAACTGTCCAAGATGTTCCCTGGCGACTTCGAAGCCAAGGCCCAGAAGGCAAAGAAGGCCGTGGACGGCATCAAGGTGTCCCTGGACGGGGCCAAGAAGTCCTCGGACAGCGCGGCCAACGCCGCCGCCCGCTACGGCGAACGCTCCGACGCCTATTTCGATCAGGTGCAGGCCACCATCGCCTCCCTGACGGACAGCCTGTCCGGCGGCATGGAGAGCGAGACGCTCAAGGTCGACAAGACCTTCGAGCGCGTGTTCGCGGATATCCGCAAGTCGCTCATCGGCGCCAAGGGCGATACCGAGGGATTTTCCAAGGCCTGGGTCGCGGCTGAACAGGCCTGGCCCATCCTGCGCATGGCCGCACAGCTCAAGGACTTCGAGAAGGAGCTGGACAAGTCCGCCAAGTATGCCCGGGACATGGGCACCTATCTGTCCGATCCGGACCAGCTCATGGCCGCCGACTGGCTGGAAGGCTACAAGCAGTACCTGGAGGATCTGCGCGAGGCCCGGGCCGAAACCGACCAGGAGGACGCCGCGGCCGTGGCCAAGGCGCAAGCGCGCTGGGATGCCTACCAGGAGCACGTGCTCCAGTCCCAGCGGGAGCGCCTGGGTGAAGGCGGCAAGCTGTCCGGCGCCTACTGGCAGGACGAAGCCGCCGCCCTGCAAAAGCATCTGGACGCGGTCAAGGAGGTGGCCAGCGACGAGACGGCGGCCAAGATCTACGAGGCCGAGCGGTGGGACGAATTCCTTAAAGAAAGACTTGAAGAAGAGGTCAAGTACGCCGGCAGCTTCGGCGAGACCATGGCCGCGAAATGGTCCCTGGCCTTCGGCGGGTATGAGAGCGAGACCACCCGCGCGAAAAAGCGCTGGGACACCATGGCCGACGGCATCATCCAGGGCACCAACGACGTGGTGGACGGCATCTCGGGCGGCATGGGCGACATCGTCCGATCGGCCGGAGAAGGCGCGGACGCCATCGCCAACATCGGCGAGAACCTGAAATCGCGGCTCCTGGATATCGTGGCCAGCCTCATCGAGCAGGCCACGAAGATGCTGCTCAATGATTTCATCGGCATGCTTTCGTCCGGGGTGTCCGACGGCAGCGGCTCCTTCCTCTCGTCCCTGCTCGGCAAATCGTCCTCGTCCTCCGGCGGCAGCGACGTCCTCGGCCAGGGGACTTCCGCGCTCAAGACGCTGGGGGACTATCTCGGCCAGTCCGCCGGCGAGGCGGTGGGCGACACCCTGACCACGGCGGCGTCCTCCGGCTCGACGTTGTTCCTGGGCGGCAGCAATGCCATGGCGGACATTTTTTCCGATGGCATCGACATGTCCGCCCTGGGCGCGGCGGCCACCACCTACAACACCGTGGGCGCGGAGGCCATGGCCTCGACCTACAGCGTGGCCGAAACCGCCGGCATGGCCGCCACGTCGATCTCCTCCATCCTGACCACGGCCCTCCCTATTGTCGGGGCCATCGGCGGCGCGATCGGTCTGTTTTCCGGCTTGTTCGGCGAGAAAAAGGAAGAGGTCCGCAAAACCGCTTCCGGCTACAACGTCGGCTATTCCGGCGGCTCGACCACGGTCAGCGGCGTGGACTTTTATTCCGACGGCAGCGTGGTGGGCACGGGCGTGGCCGACCCGGACGTCACGCGCGAGATCTCGGAATCGTTCAGGGACGCGGCCGAGGCCATCGACGACGCGGCCGAAAACCTGGGTTTCGCCGTCGACAACCTGATCGAGAATTTCACCATGCCCTCGATGAACATCACCGAGGACCAGCTCGGGACGTACATCGAGAACGGCACGAATCTCCTCGCATTCCAGGCCTTGGAGCAGGCGGGGCTGCGCGGCGCGTTCGATGCCCTGGCCGACGATGGCCAGACCTATATCGACCAGATCCAGGAATTCTCCGCCGCATTTTCGACTGTGGCCGGCAGTCTGTCCGCCTACGGGTACGAGATGACCGACGTGGCCCAGATCACCGGGGATCAGGTCGACGCCTTGCGCCAGCAGACCATCGAAACGGCGGCCGGCACATCCCAGGCCATCCTGACCATGGCCTCGTCCATGGGCGCGACCTCGGACCAGTTGGCGATCCTGGCCGAGAACGCTTCCGACGGCTCGCAGGCCCTGGCCGTGACCGACGAACAGCTGCAGAACCTGCTGGCCGCGAAATACTCCGAGGACCTGCTCAATGCCGTGGGCGGCGAGGACGCCTTCGCGTCCATCATGACCAACCTGACCAGCAACATCTTCAGCACGGTCGACGCCTACGTCGAAAACCTCGGGTATTACACCGATAAGGCCACCGATTCTATCGGCAAGCTGGGCGACGCTTCGGTCACCATCGACAATTTCTGGACGAAGTTCGACGCGGCCATCAAGAACGGCTTGAGCGTGGACGAGTTTGAGGCCTGGGGTAAAGCCAGCCAGTGGGTGGCCAACCTCAACAGCGTCAACGACGCCATTGCCGCCTGGAATGATAGCATGACGCAGTTCGCCCAGTCCCTGGACGTGCGCATGCTCAAGGCCAAGGGGCTGGACTACGAGGCCGAAATCACCCAGCTGGCCACGGACGCGGAATGGGAGCTGGCCGATGCCCGGGCCGCCGGTTACGACGCGGCGCTCATCGCCCGGCTCAAGGAAGTCCAGGACGCCGAGATGGCCGCCAAGATCGCGGCGCACTTGCGCGACTACGCCGACAAGCTACGCGACGCCAACAAGCGCTACGCCACGGCCGTGGGCGATTCCGGCGCCCTGGTGCAAATCGCCATCGAGGAAAACGCCCTGGAGCTGCAGGACCTGGCCAAGGAATTCAACTGGTCCGTGGGCAGCGCCGAGGAGGGGCTGTTTCAGGCGCTCCAGAAAGCCCAGTGGGCCGAGATCATCAACATGATCGAGGAGACGGCAGATACCCTGGCCAAGGCCACCGAGGCCATGGAATGGGACCTCCGGCAGCGTCAGGCCGTCATCGCCGGCTACGACGAGGAGGCCGAGGCGCTCGGCATGGTCAAGGGGTTTCTGGACGAGTTGGACCAAGCCTACGCGGACGGCCTGGACGCGGATCTGATCGCCGAGCTGATGCAAACCCAGATGGACGAGCTGGCCAAATATTGGTCCGACACCATCGACGAGATGCAGGATGATCTCCAGGATCTCTACACCAGCCAGTCCGAGCTGCTTGATTCTCTGACGGGCAACACGCAATCGGCCATCCAGGAACTGTATGCCCTTTTTGCGCGATATCAGGCCGGGGAAACCGACCTGGCCGACGACATCATCGATTCCCTAAGTTCCATCGCCGACGCCATCGATTCGATGGTCGACGACATTTATGACACGATCTACGAGATCCGCACCGGCAGCGAATACACCACGGACGACGCCGAAACCGTGGCCGCCAACGCCAAGGCCTATTTCGACGAGCAGGCCGCCCTGGCCGCCTCGGGCGACACCACGGCCATGGCCAACATCACCAGCTATGGCACGGATTACCTGGACGCCCTGCGCAGCTCAACGGCTGACGAGTCCGTGTACAATTCCGGCGTGGATTATGTGACCTCCACCCTTTCCTCCCTGGCCTCGGGCGCGGCGTCCACGTCCGGATCGCTGACCGACATCGCCACCACCGTCACGGACGATCAGATCGCCGAGGCCGAGGCGGCGCTCAAGCGGGCCGAGGTGGCCCAGCTCGAAACCACGTATCAGACGCTTTGGGCCCAGGCCGTGGCTGCGTTCCAGGGCTCGAAATATGGCGAGCTGGTGGCGCAGATGGCCACCACGGGCGTGGGCTGGTCCGGCGGTGTCGCCAACCTGCTCTCGTCGGATTATTGGGACGGCGGATCGAACAGCATGCGCGCCGCCGATGCGATCCTGGTCGGCGAGGGCGGCATGACGGCGGCTGATTATGTCGGCTGGTTCTTGAGCAATTACGGCGTGGGAACCGGGTATGTTGATTGGGACGCCGCGCTCTCCCAATGGGTCAGCTCCTCGCAGTCCACATGGCCGTCCACGGCGGCACTGCCCTCCGGAGTCATGTCGCTCTATGCCCAGGCCACGACCGCTTATGACGACTGGCAGTCCCTGAAATCCGAATACGGCTTTGCAACTGGTGGCATGATCGAGGGCGGCATACCGGGACAGGATTCGGTGTTCGTGCTCGGCAAGCCCGGCGAGGCGGTGCTGACGGAATACGAGACAGACTTGCTGCTCTATCTGGCCAGACAACTTGGCGGCATCTCGGCCGGCGCCAGCGACCGGGACGATCTGGCCAGCGAGGTCGTGGCGCTGCGGCAGGAAGTGGTTTCCTTGCATCACGATCTCGCCGCGACCCAGGCGAAGCTCGCGGACAAAACGACGGAAATCGCCTCCATGCTGATCCGATGCGGCGGCAAGGACGGCACCCTCATGGTGAGCGCGCAATGA
- a CDS encoding DUF1799 domain-containing protein gives MVTRWDTPEEREKKKHGPPCDTCRPKEHPFNADCFRIYRRCTNQLIVAGMGNAIDINLLAVEMVMRLERIPERDQLELMDQVQELARVVLGERAREAERKREKNGKGRR, from the coding sequence ATGGTGACGCGCTGGGACACTCCGGAGGAGCGGGAAAAGAAAAAGCACGGGCCGCCCTGCGACACCTGCCGGCCGAAGGAGCATCCGTTCAATGCCGACTGTTTCAGGATTTACCGGCGCTGCACCAACCAGCTCATCGTGGCGGGCATGGGCAACGCCATCGACATCAACCTGCTGGCCGTGGAGATGGTGATGCGGCTCGAGCGGATACCGGAGCGGGACCAGCTCGAACTGATGGATCAGGTGCAGGAGTTGGCCCGGGTGGTGCTCGGCGAACGGGCCCGGGAAGCCGAGCGGAAACGCGAAAAGAACGGCAAGGGAAGGCGGTAA
- a CDS encoding putative holin, producing MLACLVLACLLVAGVAVLSPAQLPVAAYKLALVAIAGYLGYWIDRWCFPYARPDSFLTSADWRADNKPAADRANSPVVAGCEQIYAAAMLRRALVMLGCMLAMGLGL from the coding sequence ATGCTGGCCTGTCTGGTGCTGGCCTGCCTGCTGGTCGCGGGCGTGGCCGTGCTCTCCCCGGCCCAGCTGCCCGTGGCTGCCTACAAGCTGGCCCTGGTCGCCATCGCCGGATACCTCGGCTACTGGATCGACCGCTGGTGCTTCCCCTACGCCCGTCCGGACAGCTTTCTGACCAGCGCCGACTGGCGCGCGGACAACAAGCCCGCCGCCGACCGGGCCAACAGCCCCGTGGTCGCCGGCTGCGAACAGATCTACGCCGCGGCCATGCTGCGCCGGGCCCTGGTGATGTTGGGCTGCATGCTGGCCATGGGGCTGGGGCTGTAA
- a CDS encoding phage portal protein, translated as MAANWLDRAIGWIAPERGLRRVRARAAMAAMAGLAGMVQPMRRTAGSREGTLANFLPSRLNAFALERDADMIRDRAESLVASDGHATSCVDSLALNVAGSGLHPQSAPDAQALGLTDEEADAFADSAEKAWDRWCREADAADTDHFDDLQYQAVRSMFVTGEFLHLPVWLEEPGRKFGLAIQALHPARLRTPSDLLMNPLIKQGVEMGVNGRPIAYWLAEPPDNRPLAGLSSSCFRRVPRKAGHRWTCFHRRHGKGPEQIRGETILAPAMKLFSDLAAYVDAELVGAVVAASFTVFMEAAGDQLSGGVTLDGTRKTGPASPYPKEIAPGTIVAGQPGHKPHLLANPRPPQTFEQFYTRVLRAVAASTGQPYESVAKDFSKTNYSSARAALLEVWKLYTLYQDWFVRGYLQQVWEMVMEEAWLRGYLIIPEGKPDLYEAWDAWLAASWTRPPRGQIDPVKERTAEQLGLNNLSDSLTDILYARGSDPETMARKIARERRIYARYGLEATPTPVSVQAAVSDKPEDAPQETATEEAA; from the coding sequence ATGGCCGCGAACTGGTTGGACCGCGCCATCGGCTGGATCGCTCCGGAGCGAGGGCTACGCCGGGTGCGGGCTCGGGCCGCGATGGCCGCCATGGCCGGTCTGGCCGGCATGGTCCAGCCCATGCGGCGCACGGCCGGAAGCCGCGAAGGCACCCTGGCAAATTTTCTTCCTTCCAGGCTCAATGCCTTCGCCCTCGAGCGGGATGCGGACATGATCCGCGATCGGGCCGAATCCCTGGTGGCCAGCGATGGCCACGCCACCTCCTGCGTCGACTCCCTGGCCCTTAACGTGGCCGGTTCCGGTCTGCACCCTCAGTCCGCCCCCGATGCCCAGGCCCTGGGCCTGACCGACGAGGAGGCCGATGCCTTTGCCGACAGCGCGGAAAAGGCCTGGGACCGCTGGTGCCGCGAGGCCGACGCCGCCGACACCGACCACTTCGACGATCTCCAGTACCAGGCCGTCCGGAGCATGTTCGTCACGGGCGAGTTTCTGCACTTGCCCGTGTGGCTCGAGGAGCCTGGCCGCAAGTTCGGCCTGGCCATCCAGGCCTTGCACCCGGCCAGGCTGCGCACCCCCTCCGACCTGCTCATGAATCCGCTCATCAAGCAGGGCGTGGAGATGGGAGTCAACGGCCGCCCCATCGCCTACTGGCTGGCCGAGCCGCCGGACAACCGCCCCCTGGCCGGGCTGTCCAGCTCCTGTTTTCGTCGTGTCCCGCGCAAAGCCGGTCACCGCTGGACCTGCTTCCACCGTCGTCACGGCAAGGGACCCGAGCAGATCCGGGGTGAAACGATTCTCGCGCCGGCCATGAAGCTTTTTTCCGACCTGGCGGCTTATGTCGACGCGGAACTTGTCGGTGCGGTCGTCGCCGCGTCGTTCACCGTCTTTATGGAGGCCGCAGGCGACCAGCTGTCCGGCGGCGTGACCTTGGACGGGACCCGCAAGACCGGCCCGGCCAGCCCCTATCCCAAAGAGATCGCCCCGGGGACCATCGTTGCCGGCCAGCCCGGACACAAGCCGCATCTCCTCGCCAACCCCCGGCCGCCCCAGACCTTCGAGCAGTTTTACACCCGGGTCCTTCGGGCCGTGGCCGCGTCCACGGGCCAACCCTACGAGTCCGTGGCCAAGGACTTCTCGAAAACGAATTACAGCTCGGCCCGGGCCGCGCTCCTCGAGGTCTGGAAGCTCTACACGCTGTACCAGGACTGGTTCGTGCGCGGCTACCTGCAGCAGGTCTGGGAGATGGTCATGGAGGAGGCCTGGCTGCGCGGCTACCTGATCATCCCGGAAGGGAAGCCCGACCTGTACGAAGCCTGGGACGCCTGGCTCGCCGCCTCCTGGACCCGGCCGCCGCGCGGCCAGATCGATCCGGTCAAGGAGCGCACGGCCGAGCAGCTCGGCCTCAACAACCTGTCCGATTCCCTGACGGACATCCTTTACGCCCGCGGCTCGGATCCCGAGACCATGGCCCGCAAGATCGCCCGTGAACGTCGCATCTATGCCCGCTACGGCTTGGAGGCCACCCCGACTCCGGTCTCTGTCCAGGCCGCAGTCTCGGACAAGCCCGAGGACGCCCCCCAGGAGACCGCAACCGAGGAGGCCGCGTGA
- the sppA gene encoding signal peptide peptidase SppA yields MTVLTEQLWAMEPKRLSALFRDMQAKGFPDAAARAAMLAATSSRDDPLYERSGPLAVIPLAGPLAKEGSWWWGITSTRDVGQALLQAATDPSVRGILLDIDSPGGTVDGIEELAGIVQMVAAQKPVYAYAADLMCSAAYWIGSQAQEIGTQATAMVGSIGVIMTHQDWSAWDAKMGVDITYLTAGKYKAMGNADEPLSDEARAYLQEGLDEVYGLFLDAVAQGRGVDRETALAMADGKVFLGRQALELGLVDRLESRADFINRCITEVHMDLAKLKAEHPGVAAELRAEVEQEMSAQQATALQAAVNGERDRCVGVVSALVGEEQGSKIAGLLATGVTPEQAKAMAGFMPKADNQGSSHAMLDAIAGVTQGPMNPAADATAAAPDFDALVEAEVKGGLSRGKAVAKVIKEHPEAHAAWLSKRSKEGK; encoded by the coding sequence GTGACCGTCCTGACCGAACAGTTATGGGCCATGGAGCCCAAACGGCTTTCCGCCTTGTTCCGCGACATGCAGGCCAAAGGGTTCCCCGATGCCGCGGCCAGGGCCGCGATGCTTGCCGCCACGTCCAGCCGGGACGATCCGCTTTATGAGCGTTCCGGACCGCTGGCCGTCATCCCCCTGGCCGGACCGCTGGCCAAGGAGGGCAGCTGGTGGTGGGGGATCACCTCCACCCGCGACGTCGGCCAGGCCCTGTTGCAGGCGGCCACGGATCCGTCCGTGCGCGGGATCCTCCTCGACATCGATTCGCCCGGAGGCACGGTCGACGGCATCGAGGAACTGGCCGGCATCGTCCAGATGGTGGCCGCGCAAAAGCCCGTCTACGCCTACGCCGCCGACCTCATGTGCTCGGCCGCCTATTGGATCGGATCCCAGGCTCAGGAGATCGGCACCCAGGCCACGGCCATGGTCGGATCCATCGGCGTGATCATGACCCACCAGGACTGGTCGGCCTGGGACGCCAAGATGGGTGTGGATATCACCTACCTCACGGCCGGCAAATACAAGGCCATGGGGAACGCCGATGAGCCCCTTTCCGACGAGGCCAGGGCTTACCTGCAGGAGGGGCTCGATGAAGTTTACGGGCTTTTCCTTGATGCGGTGGCGCAGGGACGCGGCGTGGACCGTGAGACGGCTCTGGCCATGGCGGATGGCAAGGTTTTTCTCGGCCGGCAGGCCCTTGAGCTTGGGCTGGTGGACCGGCTCGAAAGCCGGGCCGATTTCATCAACCGTTGCATCACGGAGGTGCACATGGATCTGGCGAAACTGAAAGCGGAGCACCCGGGCGTGGCGGCGGAGCTGCGTGCCGAGGTGGAACAGGAAATGTCGGCCCAGCAGGCGACCGCGCTGCAGGCGGCCGTCAACGGCGAGCGCGACCGGTGCGTCGGCGTTGTTTCCGCCCTGGTCGGCGAGGAGCAGGGATCCAAGATCGCCGGCCTGCTCGCCACGGGCGTGACCCCGGAACAGGCCAAGGCCATGGCCGGCTTCATGCCCAAGGCCGACAACCAGGGGTCTTCCCATGCCATGCTCGACGCCATCGCGGGCGTGACCCAGGGCCCCATGAACCCGGCCGCCGACGCCACGGCCGCGGCTCCGGACTTCGACGCCCTGGTCGAGGCCGAGGTCAAGGGCGGCCTGTCCCGGGGCAAGGCCGTGGCCAAGGTGATCAAGGAACATCCCGAAGCCCACGCCGCCTGGCTGTCCAAGCGCAGCAAAGAGGGGAAATAA
- a CDS encoding transglycosylase SLT domain-containing protein, with protein sequence MDASRGIGGFFLAVCLAVFAAWLVAGCDKAEAPTVAPAASHPAPAAPAASPAVTTTPANLRGIPQNALRYRSELIRNARSAWGLDAPVATFAGQVHQESGWRPQVKSPVGAQGMAQFMPATSAWIAKLYPELAANEPFNPSWALRALVTYDRYLWDRVHAATPCDRMAMTLSAYNGGLGWVRRDARLASGQGLAQDRWWDNIETVNAGRSAGNWRENRGYPRRILRLLSPRYVAAGFGGGLCHD encoded by the coding sequence ATGGACGCTTCGCGGGGCATCGGCGGATTCTTCCTTGCCGTCTGCTTGGCCGTCTTTGCCGCCTGGCTGGTGGCCGGCTGCGACAAAGCTGAAGCGCCCACGGTCGCCCCGGCGGCCTCGCATCCGGCTCCGGCGGCGCCGGCCGCCTCTCCCGCCGTCACCACGACGCCGGCCAACCTGCGCGGCATCCCGCAAAACGCCCTGCGCTACCGCTCCGAACTGATCCGCAACGCCCGGTCCGCCTGGGGCCTGGATGCGCCCGTGGCCACCTTCGCCGGTCAGGTGCACCAGGAATCCGGCTGGCGACCGCAGGTCAAAAGCCCGGTGGGCGCGCAAGGCATGGCCCAGTTCATGCCGGCCACGTCCGCCTGGATCGCCAAGCTCTATCCCGAGCTGGCGGCCAACGAGCCCTTCAATCCGTCCTGGGCCCTGCGGGCACTGGTGACCTACGACCGCTACCTCTGGGACCGCGTCCATGCGGCCACGCCCTGCGACCGCATGGCCATGACCCTTTCGGCCTACAACGGCGGCCTCGGCTGGGTGCGCCGCGACGCGCGTCTGGCCTCCGGACAGGGTCTCGCCCAGGACCGCTGGTGGGACAACATCGAGACCGTCAACGCCGGCCGCAGCGCGGGCAACTGGCGCGAGAACCGGGGCTATCCGCGCCGCATCCTGCGCCTGCTTTCACCGCGCTACGTCGCGGCCGGCTTCGGGGGAGGTCTTTGCCATGATTAA